The nucleotide window GCTTTCCTCTTGCTTTTCGTTAGATGATGTTTCACCTTCACTTGAACCTTTTAACAAAGGAGAATCAAGATTCATTGTATATTTAGATGGCTTTTTAGTTGGTTCATTACTTTCATTTGATTCTTTGTTAGATGATGTCTCACCTCCACTTGAACCTTTTAACAAAGGAGAATCAAGATTCATTGTATATTTAGATGGCTTTTTAGTTGGTTCTACACTTTTCTCTTGTTCTTTTTTGGATGAAGTTTCACCTTCACTTGAACCTTTTAACAGAGGAGAATCAAGATTCATTGTATATTTAGAAGGTTTTTTTGTTCCAGTTTCATTTTGATCAGTTTTCTTTTTAGTTTCATTTTGATCAGTTTTCTTTTCAGTTTCATTTTGATCAGTTTTCTTTTCAGTTTCAGTTTGATCAGTTTTCTTTTCagtttcatttttattattcttttccCCTTGATGTGATGAAGTTTCACTATGGTTATTTCCATCTAATTGTGATGgtttacttttattttcttctttcttAATATCACCtgtatcatttttttcttcgGTTAGGTTATTTGCAAAGAAATTGGATCTTTCCTTCATCCTTTCTACTCCTGAGGTGGATGATTCAGGTTGTTCATCGACATGAGATgttgatatattattttctgtTGTATTATTATCGGCACTAGTTCCTTGCTCACTTGTAATATCGgttttcataattttattaatactaTTAACATCATTACCAAATTCGTTAAAGAAATTATCATTGGTTTGTATTTCATTAGTTAATGCATTCATATctatattatcataatatattttcatagcattttttatttcatccTTATCTTGATCACTACAACCCATTTGATCTAGAAAACTTTCTTTAAATACATCAAAAATTGTGTCAAATTCTACAGCTGGTTCGCTTAATAATCTCTTACATCTCACTTGTTTACTTCCTTCATTGTTATAACCATTATAAGTATActatatatagaaaaaaatataaataataatgtaaagttaaatataaatatatatatatatatatatatatatatatatataggaaTGCATATTTGcatgtattatatttataaatttataagttcacatatatatatatatatatatatatatatatatatatatatatatattaaatattttataaacttacattattatttgtaattGTTACTAtccataataatatagtatatatagaatattttaataaaacaaaGATATTACTATTTCCCCCATTCGTAttctttttgtttattatgTTTTCCATTATTGAACTT belongs to Plasmodium reichenowi strain SY57 chromosome 10, whole genome shotgun sequence and includes:
- a CDS encoding EMP1-trafficking protein, putative; this encodes MENIINKKNTNGGNSNIFVLLKYSIYTILLWIVTITNNNYTYNGYNNEGSKQVRCKRLLSEPAVEFDTIFDVFKESFLDQMGCSDQDKDEIKNAMKIYYDNIDMNALTNEIQTNDNFFNEFGNDVNSINKIMKTDITSEQGTSADNNTTENNISTSHVDEQPESSTSGVERMKERSNFFANNLTEEKNDTGDIKKEENKSKPSQLDGNNHSETSSHQGEKNNKNETEKKTDQTETEKKTDQNETEKKTDQNETKKKTDQNETGTKKPSKYTMNLDSPLLKGSSEGETSSKKEQEKSVEPTKKPSKYTMNLDSPLLKGSSGGETSSNKESNESNEPTKKPSKYTMNLDSPLLKGSSEGETSSNEKQEESNVATKKPSKYTLNLDSPLLKGSSEGETSSNEKQEESNVATKKPSKYTLNLDSPLLKSETKSDVKGGSNNSFGLENIKKLDLGSLLAQNLELLKGLALNFQTLSLFFLVFVGQFYPKHFQKAAIFIGMVNVFLECKRLYSRSQKKLK